AACATCGATTATGAGGAGACCAGAGTAGATTCTGTACACAAACCAATGAACTTGAATCTTTAATAGACAAATCTGACCTTTCATTACACTGACGACAGAGCAGGCCAAAATAGGCTTAGAGAAAAAGGACAGGAGGCGTGTTAATGGCGCTCTCTATCTTTTGCACCTGGATAACCTCAAACGCAAAatgccagtgtgtgtgtttgtgttgtgacaAATTGGCAGGCTGCAGCTCTTGTTTCACTGGACAGCTGCTGTTGACAGCGACCTCAAGGGGAGGAGGGAGCATTTCCCCACCATGCCGGGAGGTCACCGCCACTAAAATTAGCCCCCAAGATGCAAAATGAAGGAATGCTCGAGATGAGCTACTTAGAGGTGAGCAGAGGAAGCATCCAGCCAAGGTTGGCATAATCCGATGAAAGATAATCTTTCATATCTCAATTAACATCAAGGGCATATGTGTCAAATTTAAGGCCCGTGATCcagacatcattttatgtgaagATTTGATAAGTAGTTatttatcagtttgttgtgtagcccatACTGTATATATGAGGCATTATAATATAATGTGTAATGCGTTATAATAGCCCtctgaaggaaactatgactacgatgcggtccgagacaaaattagtttgatCTGACTGTTTATATCGTGCCGACATCTCACAGAACATCACACTTGATGTTAATAAAAAGTACAGATTAACATGGGAAACATCATACCCTGTAATTATCCAAGCCACACCAACAATAAAGAAACAGTAGCATCTTACCTTGAGCGTCCCCTCCAGATGTCAGCACGGCAATGGAGCGTCCCAGCCCCATCTTGGTAGGGTCCGTGATTGGCTGGAGGTTCTTTGACATGTTTGAAGACCTAAGCAGCGAGGGCTGCAATGAAAAGAGTACGAGAGAGCAGGAGAGGCTGCTCTACTCTTGGAAGTGCAAAGGCTTTATAGTCTGCTGGTGTCCTGAGCTCACTCCCTCTGACAGTATCCACCCCCCCGCACTCAACTAAATATACATCTAAGCACCTGTCCTGGACATGGCAACACAAAGCACATGATTCTCATTGATACACAAGTATTTGACAACAGTTCCTTCCACCAACACGATGGAAAACACTTAAATCGGGCTCAAGCATTACCTTGCACAGTAAACAGCGACAACATTTTGAAAGGGTTCTTCTGGACCAAACTCATTCagtcaacttttcttttttcacaaaaaaaacaaaaaaaccagaAATGGGCTGACAGAATGGCTACGACTGTTAGGTGACAAAGACTCCAAAACAGACAAAAGGTCAAGCAACAAACTATTACAAACAAGCATTTATTCCCCCAAGTGAGagacacacacaataaacaacaacaacaacaacaataaaacattgaACCAAATACAGATAAAATTGTAATTGTAAACAGGTGCTGGTCTACACAGGAAcaatagaaagaaaaacacagtcaTGTACTCAAGAGTCGTCTTGGAGGACTGGAGAACAAATGGAATGAAACGGAATGTCCTTCAGTGACCAACTTTTCAGTATTATACTGAGGCtacatttcatttattatttcaacAATATGGGGATCTGTATTAGTGGTTTGTCAAAAAGACACAATTACATATTTATCTATCTCAAAGTGGAGCACGGAGAAACAGCATCCAAGCTCAGTGGAACAAATttctggaaaagaaaagaatggcAACTGAGTGAGATAATCCCCACGGGCAATGTGTACAGTAGAACCTTGATGCTGGAACGCCCAAAATTTGGAGTTGGACATATATTGATTGCAAACTATGCCTAAAACCTTTGGAGCTATTGtataaagcacaggtgtcaaagtcatggCCCGGGGGACAGATCCGGCCCGCCACgtaattttatgtggcccccaAAAGCAACAAATGTGTCAACTTAATGTTTCTTGTTAGAATACCAAAACTGTAAATTGTCTTCTCTTTTAATAACTGTGAGATATTGCAATGATCTTTTGTTAAAACCACACTTTCAAAGTGAATTAGAAAATTGGTGAACTTTTATTTACTGAATTTTATTATGTGTATGCGATAATAGAAGTCATTATTGGCCCCACGAGGGAAACCATAACGACGATGTGGCCCGGAacgaaaatgagtttgacacctctcgTTTAAAGTCATCACACCTAACTGGACCTTGTTTCAGCCACTTTGAGTTTTGCCTTTTCCCGGTCTATATGTGATACTCATTCTGCAAGGATAACGGTGGTAACTAAGAGAAGAACATCCAGCAGAAGTTAGCATGATGTAAGCTTACTCAAATAGAACGTAGATACACTGGTGTTACGTCTGAATACTGTTTTTGTCGTATTTCGGTTACTTGGAGATTCTGTTCAGCATTATTTAGCACATTTATTTTGGTATTTCAGCGACGGGTCATGGATTATTGCTAAAGGCTTGACAGAACTATGCTTTTAGAGAAAAAGGAACCATGATTTTGATCTTCAATGACTCAATCCGTTTGTGATGTTTGACAAAACACGATGAAAAGttctgttttaatattttactttTGATGAAGAGGTAGCGTTTCGTTATATCAtttatattaccgtaattttcggactaaaagtcgcactggagtataagtcatgGCAGTTTCTaagcttgttttgttaaataaagagccgtttaccaaacccacgtctttccttgaactttgttaatatagttatatagtagatctgtggaataacgacgaggctgacgtcagggcgcacgcgcggcgatgttgacaaaggatgaggaatttgatcgatggatttaatgatttagagtgcacagatggtttgataacattattgcttatataatagttatttgatatataatctataaatcgttatatgggcctgtggaatattttgaagtgcaagagccgtcagcggcgcgcacgcattgttgacaaaggacgattgatggatttaatgaattggagtgacgcagatggttttattaacgtgttatttatgtaatagttgtttgaataactctgaattttacgtcagggccgttctcagctcttagtttgtgtttatgtcacgttagcatacctatcgtttagcctgttgttactcacgtgttgttgcgacgctgcgacagcagcgcggcggttgtttacataaaggacaaagattgactcgacgagctgctgctgacgcgacgttgcgctgctgtcgtcacttgaaattcaaattacagtaatcccttgctacattgcggtaccactttttctttttttttgtgaaaagttttgaaaaaaaaaaacatatataagtcgctcctgaatataagtcgcccccccacccaaactatgaaaaagaaccgcgacttatagtccggaaattacggtaaatcaTATATTTTACATTAGAGGTTGATCTCATTTCACCCTCAGCCTGCACACaaccaaatttgaaaaaaaaagtttgaccaaATACTATATTGTGGTCCAGCTGCAAGGTACCACTGTAGGTTAGTGCTCATTTTCAAAGGTTTGTACTCACACTGGACTCTTGAAGGTGCAGCAGGGTTGCCACCGGGTTGCTAGTGCGGGGTTCAGAGGGGAAGAACCTGGGACTGTCTGAGATAGAATGGGAGATATAGAAAGCAACCTCCTTGTCCAAGCGTAGCTCTTCCATGTGAGCGAAATGCTTGGGCAGGATCGCAAGCGCAGCGTTGGTAACACCAGTCTTCTGGTCTGAAGAACACAAGTCCAGGTTCAGAAGTGAATCACAGATTTAATGAGCAAATGTTGATGGGTTGCCTTTGTGTTACCTTTGTGCATAAAATGACTGGCAAGGTTAGTGCGACATGCAGGATGACGCACTTGTCCCTTTTCCGACGGATCCTGGACGCGCAGCTCTTGACGGGCCAAGTTCTTCTGCTCGCTGTGTTTCTTGCTcgcggaaaaaaaaatgacagattcTCTTTGAAGGGTTGGATTGAACTGCTGTCCTTCCACAAGATTCTGCACTTCTTCATCGCCAGCATTCTTTATTTTGTCCTCACAGTGGGTTTTCATCTACGTACAAGAAATAGAAAAGATTCAATTCATCAATGAAAACTTGCTTGGTGGTCTTAGCTTGGACCTCGCTTCTTACAGGTGAGACTTGAAGAACTGGGAGCTGCTCTTTCTTCCCTTTGTCAGGGCTGTGTCCTTCCTCCTGGTTGAAAAATAACACCTGGGCAACTTCCTGCCACCACAAGATACAATTATCATTCAATTTAACATTTAGAAAGATTATTTGCAATTAAACTTtggcaaaacacaaaacaaatgcatttgtaTTTAGTTTTAAGCGAAACACTGACAATATAGTACAAAATACTATGGTAGTAAGTTGAATTACTTTCGAGCACCAAATAGTCGAGAGAatactaaaatatttttcttacttctgtacaaaaaataaacaaataaaaaatgttcccCCTCATAatccatatgttttttttttttttttttaatataaaatgaCTTTACTTGCGGTCGGGAAATGTGCTTCACAAAACTACTCAGACCCAATCGCTGGTACAGCAATGAGTTGAGATTGCCAGGCGAGTAAATCCAAGCAGGTTGGAAAAAAGTGACTTGATTGACACATTTTTCTCAACCGAAACATTACATTTATGTCGCACCAAACTCTACGCTGTTCAAGCAAACATTCTTTTGTTCATTCTCGCAGTTATTTATCCATAATATACGTACGTACACACCGGGCAGAAACATGATTTTTGCCATGAGACAACTACAGGAAAAGCGCATCAAACAGAACATGCCTCTTTTCCCTGTTTTAATTGATCTGACAAAGAAAACACAGTCGATAGGGAAGCACTATTAGCGCATTGGTTGCCCACCAAAATTTGTGACAATAATTAGACTTCCATGACGGCATGACTGATCAGGTCCTCTCCAGTGGTAATGTGACAGACACCTTCTGTGGCATACAACAATCCATGCTGTTGCTGTCACTTGGTCAATTCCAGAAATTTACTGTTGCCAGAAATTTACGCCACAGGGCATCGTCAGCAGTAATTACAACACCTAACTCCCAGTGCTACCCAGTGTCTCAAACTGCGCCTGTAGCTTGGGGTTGCAGAGCCACCTCCAAGTTCATAGATGAGATGCAGAAACAATACGTCATTGTCGGATCCAAAGCAACACCAACAACCTGTTTAAGTGGCAGAATAGGACCACTTAATACACACCATGGCAGGACTGGGAGGGGAAACTCTCTGCGATGTCCATGTATTCTTGGCCTCTTTGTGAGTTGaaactgagaaaaaaataaagtagtGTTAACAACGGGCCTGCTTGTGGACCAAAGCATCACCTCTAACTGTTAACTACTGTTATTCATCATCACAATTATTGGTCATTGTTCTCTCACTTTCGCTGTATTTGAATAACTTTATATTGTTTCTTACCTGCTGCGGCCAGACTCTTCTTAATTGGAACCCTCTGTGACTGCATTGGAGAATAAAATCAGATACTAAAAATGCAAACAATATACTGCAATGATGAAAATAGACGTGTACATACTGTGTTGATAAAAGTGCTTCTGCCAAGCGGATTTTGAGGTGTGGCACGCACAGGGCCTGGATCCTGCAACCCCTTGTTTTGGCTGCCAGCAAATTTTTGATGACTCTTGAAAATTGACACTCTTTGTGGCTGCACGAATAATAAATGATTACAGTGTAACAGAAATACATTAAAGTGTAGCAGATCACTTAAAACTATTTCATGTTATAAAAGAAGTTTATAATAAACAGCAACAACAAGAGATTGCAAACGCCCTTTTTTAGCTTTACAAATCTTATACTATGCTAGGAAACAGTATAAAGACTCATCCAGAGTCGTCAAACTCACAAACATGGAATAAGCTTGGGAGCGTGGAGTTCCAATTGATTGGCTGGCGATACACACGCCCTCATTACGCAGGATACTTTGTAGTGAGGTGGAATCCGGTTTAAATTCCACAGCTTTCtctgaaaagtttttttttattagaaaaaaaatctaaataggTCACCAGGTCAACTTTGAAAGTACAAGGGCGCAGTATATTCAAATGAGATCTGTTATACTATGTGCTGTCACAAGCAAACCGGCTTTACGTTCATTAAAGGAGAAGTCAACCCCAAAATGTTCCTTTCAATAATATGTTCTATGTGCCCCCACTAATATAAACACAGCATTGTGATTTATATTACGTTGGAGGAAtttgagttaagcagcaaaatgtaCTCGTTTTTCTCCATCTCAGGGGGTGGCCGTTttaccacttgctgtcgacaGATTATAACATCACAGTTGACAGGTCTCCCGTGACAACCAATCACAGGTTTTCTCTAAGTTAATTGGTTGTGACTTGGCAACTTTGACGTCTCCCCTGAGTTGGATAAAACATAttgattcatattccacaaacgaaacattaatcagaacactgttttgattagttgggctgcacagaaaaTTATGGCATTAGACTTTGTCTTTAATTATAAATTGAAAGGTGGTAACACATTGGCAACTGTGTGCGTTAATAACGGAATTATATTGCATTTTACCTGCTGCTGCCAGATTCTTTTTGATGGGAACTCTCTGTGGCtgtgcagaaaaagaaaaagaattttAAAAGGCATAGAATGAACAGCATTAGAAATAGGTGTGTACACACTGTATCAATAGTGCCTCTTGTAGATGGATTTTTAGGTGTGGCTCGCACAGGGCCTGCAGTCTTCACCTCCTCGTGGCTGGCAGCAGGATTTTGATGATTTTTTGTAGTGGACACTCGTGGCTGCAAAAATAAT
This region of Syngnathus typhle isolate RoL2023-S1 ecotype Sweden linkage group LG2, RoL_Styp_1.0, whole genome shotgun sequence genomic DNA includes:
- the troap gene encoding uncharacterized protein troap produces the protein MDASPPLLRVQREDEFRADLRRLKNENNKMSLEPQNSKAVPTPNLPKKDSENQDPERNTLVRPKVSRLPVLIKSLQPPSAFHDAQWEEKILSGKAKKKKSRTRPKPFNVSRQKSLKTDIVTLEPKNGARATHLKNNVCIKTQKTKENPLKSPAVLKSTVAVRKEKCMFPEKASRHSDTLKCDNAAKQTTSSFSSACLDNMSHLSLKDPVKDENVQNSLSSHPHGKAEGFQPNHAALLSILRNEGVCVSRQPFATSSSHAMFPQRASVVKSHQKAAASQNKGVKATGSVRATPQNVPGKDTFLDTPKRVLIKKNLAQADRAAEFQPDSSSLQSILRNEGVCISTQLVATPRSQSYAVFPRVSTTKNHQNPAASHEEVKTAGPVRATPKNPSTRGTIDTPQRVPIKKNLAAAEKAVEFKPDSTSLQSILRNEGVCIASQSIGTPRSQAYSMFPQRVSIFKSHQKFAGSQNKGLQDPGPVRATPQNPLGRSTFINTSQRVPIKKSLAAAVSTHKEAKNTWTSQRVSPPSPAMEVAQVLFFNQEEGHSPDKGKKEQLPVLQVSPMKTHCEDKIKNAGDEEVQNLVEGQQFNPTLQRESVIFFSASKKHSEQKNLARQELRVQDPSEKGQVRHPACRTNLASHFMHKDQKTGVTNAALAILPKHFAHMEELRLDKEVAFYISHSISDSPRFFPSEPRTSNPVATLLHLQESSKFVPLSLDAVSPCSTLR